The following nucleotide sequence is from bacterium.
AGGCGCGGATTCACGCCGTCGTCTTTGGTCCGCGGGAGCGGTTCGCCGCGCGCTGGCGGGGCGAAGGGGGGGATCCGCTCGAACTCGCCGCGGCGCTTCAGGGGGTCGAGGTCCGGCTCGGACACGGCGCGGACGACAAGGTCGTCCCGCCGGCGCAGACGCGCGCCCTCGCCGACGCGCTGGCGCTGCTCGGCCGGCCGGCGACGGTCGCGATCGTCCCCGGGGCGGGGCACGACTGGACGTTCTGGAACGCGCAGCTCAAACCACTGCTGGCGGCGTTGGAACGGCGCTGGCAGGCGACGACGAGCGATCGCTGAACGAAGGAGGGCGCCGCGCGCGCGCCCGTCGTCCGCCAAGTCACGCCTCCATCAGCGTCCGCACGATGACGCGCAGCATGTCGTTGACCGCGGCCTTGTCGAGCTGCGGATTGACGATGGCGCGGATGAAGAGCCCCGAGAACAACGCCATCAGGACTTCCGCGCGCGCCTCGAACGACTTCTGCGATAGGGACGGGTTCGCCGCCCGGATCCGCTCGTCCACGCAGCGGAACCGCTCCCGGTTGACGGCGTCCGCGGCGCGGAGCGCCTCGAGCAGCTGCGGGTTCCGCGTCGCCTCGGCCA
It contains:
- a CDS encoding prolyl oligopeptidase family serine peptidase, producing NGAPGTRWIEEVVLPEARRRFSLANDPGRVAVVGYSTGARGAVVLAARRTDYGFVGALSGTYDLAALDSASGEARIHAVVFGPRERFAARWRGEGGDPLELAAALQGVEVRLGHGADDKVVPPAQTRALADALALLGRPATVAIVPGAGHDWTFWNAQLKPLLAALERRWQATTSDR